A section of the Malania oleifera isolate guangnan ecotype guangnan chromosome 2, ASM2987363v1, whole genome shotgun sequence genome encodes:
- the LOC131148105 gene encoding probable methyltransferase TCM_000331, producing MATQSVPLMNGGFGKTSYANNSLLQKTVIQKARPIVEGAIKGLYRTTTTTFSFPSNSCIRIADLGCSSGPNTLLFVSEILDVIHELCPQSAPELEVFLNDLPGNDFNSVFKSLPDFYEKLAEKAKAAGDINGEYSSGRVFISAAAGSFYGRLFPSSSLHFVHSSYSLHWLSKVPEGLTNNKGNIYMGRTSPPNVFKVYLEQFEKDFSLFLRLRSKEVVGGGGMVLTLIGRSTEDPTTNDACRLWELLAESLLDLTNEGLVEEGMVDSFNIPYYTPYKGEVKSIMEEEGSFHLDKMETFEVIWDPNDDVEEEDPKSLVFAPFRSGLNVASSIRAVTEPMLAARFGDAIVDRLFTTFAERIAHHLSLERTKYTNVVVSLIRKENI from the exons ATGGCAACCCAGAGCGTTCCTCTGATGAATGGAGGATTTGGAAAAACCAGCTATGCCAATAACTCACTCCTTCAG AAAACAGTGATACAGAAAGCGAGGCCCATTGTGGAAGGAGCCATCAAAGGCCTGTACAGAACCACCACCACCACCTTCAGCTTTCCAAGTAACAGCTGTATTAGAATAGCAGATCTGGGTTGCTCCTCTGGCCCCAACACCCTTCTGTTTGTTTCTGAAATTTTAGACGTGATTCATGAACTGTGCCCACAATCGGCGCCGGAGTTGGAAGTGTTTCTCAACGATCTTCCTGGAAATGATTTCAACTCGGTTTTTAAATCGCTGCCGGATTTTTACGAAAAGCTGGCGGAGAAAGCGAAGGCCGCCGGAGACATTAATGGCGAGTACAGCTCAGGGCGGGTGTTCATATCGGCGGCGGCCGGTTCATTCTACGGGAGGCTGTTTCCCAGCAGCAGTCTGCATTTCGTTCATTCTTCTTACAGCCTTCATTGGCTCTCCAAA GTTCCTGAAGGACTGACAAATAACAAAGGGAACATATACATGGGGAGGACAAGTCCACCCAACGTGTTCAAAGTATATTTGGAACAATTTGAAAAAGATTTCTCATTATTTTTAAGATTGCGATCAAAGGAAGTGGTAGGTGGAGGAGGCATGGTTCTCACGCTTATTGGCAGAAGTACTGAAGATCCCACCACCAACGATGCTTGTCGACTTTGGGAATTACTAGCAGAATCACTCCTGGACTTGACCAATGAG gGATTGGTGGAAGAGGGGATGGTGGACTCATTTAATATCCCATATTATACGCCGTACAAGGGAGAAGTGAAGTCAATAATGGAAGAGGAAGGGTCTTTCCATCTAGATAAGATGGAGACATTTGAAGTCATCTGGGATCCAAACGACGACGTCGAGGAGGAAGACCCCAAAAGTTTGGTGTTCGCCCCGTTTAGAAGCGGGTTAAACGTGGCGAGTAGCATAAGAGCGGTTACGGAGCCCATGCTGGCTGCCCGTTTTGGCGACGCCATCGTGGATCGCTTGTTCACCACGTTCGCAGAGCGCATTGCGCACCATCTGTCCCTTGAGAGGACCAAATACACCAACGTCGTCGTTTCATTAAttaggaaagaaaatatttaa